The nucleotide window ATCACTCCCGCTGAGCTGAAAGAGCGTCAGGAAGCCATGGAAATGAAAGTCCAGCAGATTTGGCATGTACTTTCAGGATATGAGGAGAGTTCAGCTGCCCTCATTGGGGATATGTTGAGGGCAGTAAATGAGCGAAACTTGTTGGATATCATTCTACTCGCGGAGAGGTTCATCCTTCACGTGGAGACCCTCTTCGCGGTAATCGATGATATAGAGGCTCAATTTGCAATGGTGGGAGCCAAAGGTACGTGCCGCTATGCCAGACATCGTTCATTCATGTTTGACTCCCACTGATACACCCCTGCAGGTATTCCACATGCTCGGGAAGCTAAACAACTTTGCCGTAAACTTGTAAATCTGTTTTCCAACATGTCTCAAATCTCCCCCGCTGGTGGGCCATCTCCCAGTTCCAACGAACTTTTCACTCTCATCACCCAACTTGCACATTATCTCAAAATCCTCATAAGAATAGCCCTTACAGGTTCAATAAAGCTGGAAAGAGAATACAACAATCAAACTGCAATGACAAATTGCCTTGCCAGGCTGAACTTGTTAGCTATGGACAGTGGCGACCCAAATATCAAAAAGAGGGGCGATTGGCCGGACGTCAGTCCGCAAAATGGGAATGGAATGCAGAGTCAGAATGGGCATGGCGAGGGATTTAGTGTTGACGAAGGGCAGGGCGGTGTGCAGGGAGACGAAGAGCAGTTGAAAAAGAGTATGGATGCGCTGACGAGGAGGCCGACTGGATACCTGTCGAGTACAAGGGATATCGCATATGGATACCGGAGTTTGGCGGTGagtttttatttttttctgATCCTCTAACATCATCCAATGTCTCTGACCATTACAGCCCGAGGTTACGGGTGAGACGACATTGCGCGGGCCGCAAGATGAGGATTTCATTCCATTGGAAGGGTGTGCACAGTGTGGTGCCCCTATTGAGGAAGATTGTGTTCGATTGGGCATGTTCCTGCGATGGCACTGCGCCTGCATTGCCTGCAATGTTTGCGGGGAGACTGCCCTTCAATCTGTTAGAGACGATATGACCGACGAAGGCTCGACACACTCTCATACTGACACAGGGTCCAACTCGGGTATCATGTCTCGTCAAAATTCTGTGCGGAATACGCCTGCCAAGGTAGACTATTTCTGGTTTGCTCCAGAACATTTTTCCGGTATGGCCAAGCCGCCAGAGAAGATTTGGTGCGGAATCCATAAAAACCTCAACGGGTCCTGGAAGGGATTCGAAGGCGTGTCTAGATTGGAACAGTATGCCTTCTTGCTGCACATTGCCCTACGAAGGTTATATGTCCATTTCAGGCTGCATCACAGCCTTCAGAGTGGTAAGTTTCATCGTTTCTTTTGTAACTGAATGAACAGCTCGCTGATAAGATGTAGTACGAGACCATGGCATATCAGGCCGTGCAGAAAGCGAGGTCAAGCGGATGAAATCCGTCACTTTGGACCGCAAACTCTCATCCACAGCCCGCCTCCCTCAACGGTCTATGGTTGTCGAATCGCCTGCAGGTCGTATGGCCGACGGAAATGGCCAGATAATCTCCGCACGAAATGCTGAATCTCCCACCCCTACACCCAAAGAGCGGCAAACTGAAATCATTATCACTACAGAAGACGCTTCAAATAACGCAACTACCGTGAATGTCCTTCGCCCACCTTTTGCCAGGAATAATACGAGCGTCAAAATTATCAAAGAGAATTCTGAAGAGTCTCCTCAACGCGGTTTCCGAAGAGTCAGCGCGCcgaaagaggatgatgcaATTACCTTGGGTGATATTTCTTTGCTCGCAGATAAGGATCGACGGCCAGATAATCGACCACTCCTCTCCAACTTGTCTCCTTTGCAAAGTATCATCTTACGGCACTTTGCATTACTACAGTTACAAAAGACAAGTCTGGGGCCGTTGATTGATTTGGACGATATGTTGGATCTGTTAGATGCACGAAAAGGTCAATGGTGGAACAAGATATTCAAAGGGAATGCGAAGAAGGATACCAAGAAAAAGGGTGAGTTGTCGCCCGTTGTAATTGTTGGCCTTTTGTTAATCGTTATTTGCGACAGGTCTGTTTGGTGTTCCCATCGAGGTTTTGGTCGAGCGAACCGGTTCAGATTCTTCTTTCGGCGTTCCCAATTCGCAGGTCAGAGTACCAGAATTTATCGAAGACATCATATCGACCATGAGACAAATGGGTAAGTTGCAGTAAAATGCTGAAACTTTGTAAGGCTAACATAGAACGTTCAGATATGGCCGTCGAGGGCGTTTTCCGGAAGAATGGCAACATACGAAAACTCCAAACGTTGGTCGAGGCGCTGGACAAGGATTCAACAGCAGTCAATCTATCAGAGGAAAATGTTATCCAGCTGGCGGCGTTACTGAAGCGGTTCTTGAGAGAATTGCCTGACCCTTTGTTAACATTTAGACTACATAGGCTCTTCTGCGCTGCTGCTAGTGagtttcttttcctttgccgAACGTGAAGAAATTATGTCTAACCCATCTCCTTACAGCTCTGCCCAGTTCGGAGGAACGCAGTCGTTGCCTTCATCTGCTTATCTCTCTCTTACCAAAATATAATCGCGATACTATGGAGGTCCTCTTCATATTTCTTAAGTGGgtttcttcattctcctaccgagaggaggagaccGGCTCCAAGATGGATCTGGCGAATCTCGCCACTGTCATTTGTCCCTCCATTCTCTACGCTAAGGGCTCCAATGCTGTCAAGGATGACTCATTTACCGCCATCGCCGCGGTTCAAGAACTCCTGGAAAATCAAGACGAATATTATCGTGTACCCAGCGAGCTGCTGTTCGTTATACAAGAAGGCATCTACCAAATATTTGCCAaggatcttgatcttcctccaaaaGAGATATTCAGACATTGTTCCAAATACACTCAGGCGAGAAGTGCGGCGCAGCCACAACAGCAACGATTAGGTATACCTCATTCCAATTCATCATCGCAGGTGTCTCAAACCAGCGTGTCTCGCTCTGTAGAGTCAGCTACCCGGATCAGTCAAGTAACCATTACTGCCGATTCAAGCAGTGGGAACTACCgccctccccttccttaATCATCGTACCACCAATTACTCAGGAAGACGCCATTACCAGATGTTAGGATGTAAGAATTCAATGGGACATTTACGTCGGTTAGACGATATGCATGGGCTTAAGTACTTGCATATAGCTAAAGGAGCTCAGTATAAACAGTTTTTGGAGACTTGATTGTGAGAATGTTGCTGGGTCGCTTTTCCCTCCCGTAGCAATTGTATACTGTCCATCTCCCTATTGCTATCCCTTTATTCGCGCTGCGGCCCTTTTGTTGtatatttttttttccttccgaGCCCATCTCTGCTCTCCTTCTATCTACTCTTTTATGATAACACTATGTCGTGCATTGACATCTTATTCTTTACTCACACTCACTAGCACCCTCCTTGCTGTTTCAACCTTCGCGCCTGTCCTTCTGCTAAAGGTCTATCCAAAGGTTATCAAATTGCCCTCCCCCCGAACCcactcatctttcttttcccccaTTAGCGACCCCCGTGCGCATTTGGTTTCAATCTGCCTTTTCTTTGTTCCCACGCACATCACATGTATATGTTGAGAGTTGTGGTTGATCTCGATTTGTTCTTGGCGGGATAGACATCCATAGTTTAATGAGGTGCCGCGCCTCCTCACCGGCACCATTGTGAATAAAAATCTCCCAGAACAGTATCACAAGAAGGTCGCAGACTTCAAGTATGAGTCCATGATGGACCAAAAGATGTGATTAGGACAAAACATTTGATTTCTCTAATACGATGATAAGCTTGGTTTCTCTACTATTTTTTCACCTTCTTTAAAGTGGTTTATTTGTTGCTAGGTGTCAAATTTACTCaccatttcctcttcctgcaTATATCTCATGGGATGGAAAATACACGTTAGGGTTGTAAATGTGTTCAGCTGATGACCAGTAAGTAGTGCGGTTCCATGAACAAATCTGACATCTTGCTTTATCCTGTAGCAAACCCCGTAGCCGCTATTATCCACACTTCATTGTACTCCCCGGCCTGTTCATCAACCCAGCCTAGCCCCTCGCGCATGACACAGTCTTCCATTGCTGTTCGCACTCTAACTTCGGTCCATCCAGTCTGCTCTTTGACGACTGCAGGGCGTAATCGCCCTCTGGTCGTGGCTGCAAGTGCGAGCAATGTTGATTGGTCTGTGTCGAGGGAGCGAGGGATTGTTCGTATATATGTAATCGATGGGGACGGATGATGCAATGTGTATCCTGCATTTAAAGGACGGAGCAGCTTGAGTGTACGAAGAATGTCTTGTGATGTTATTTGACCAACATCCTCTAGATTTGTGTAGGTAGATGGTTGATTACTTGAAGGAATATtgggcaaggaagaaatgCCACCAGAACGTAATCTTTCGACCCGCCTAATCAGATCTCCCATCTCAATCATTCCGCCGTTCTCAGGTCTCGTAGATACACAGATGTCTACAACCTGAACTGCGAGCTCATATTCCCATTCTCCTATTCCAAGAACCTCGCTCCACcagcctcttccacctcctcctgccCCCGGTCCAACAGCCAGTGGATCTACACCTATGGCGGCACACATCTTCTGGAACTGATGACGAAAAGCAGGATCTTTGCGGATATCGGCACGATGTGCAGAGGCAAAGTTGATAAGGGCTGCGCGGAATGATTGGAGAGAGGATGTGAGATTTGATAGTTGGGAGGCGGTGATATTTGAAGAAAGGGTGGAGTATGAAGATGCTGTGGCTGTATGCCTTGCGAGCCCTGATATTCCTGCGCCTTTTCTCATTATAGACTGTGTTGtttggtggagatgaaCAGGCTATGGTATTGTGGTTGTTATCATCAGATAAAGGCTTTTGGGAGCTATTTTCTGATGATGCCACCACATAGTTCCGGTTTGAATAGCCATCGAGGTGTTATTCCGACTTTTTTGTTTACTTGTTGGCTATATTCCATACACAAAACGTCAAAAACAGCCCACATGCGTCCAATAGCTATACCCACCCCCTGTAAGATACCCAGGAGGCCTGCAGAATCCATCCTCAGGCGTTTCCATCATCCAGAAAGCCCGGATGCTCCAGACCCTGCCAATCTTTTGCGTCAAGTCATGCGCAATGTCGCCCAGGTGCGTCAGACACATCTGAATTCCCCTAACATATGCTTATACCCTTTCAGCCAGTAGCTATAGCTGTAGCATCAGTTCCCCCaacttctcctcttgcccCTTTGGCCAAGTATCATGGAGCGACCCTTACTTCTTTTACCTCGTTAACATTACATCCTCGGCCTCTGGTTGCCTTTTCTTTGAGACTGCCATCTCGAATGGCCGATTGCTTAAGGCCCTGGAGAACAGGCGGGTCAATAGAAGAGCCAAAGGCGCGACAAACCGTCGAGCCTCAAACAGCAGTCCAAGTGAGCAATACTTTGAGACTACCACCCAAAAGCGAGCTTCCGTGGCCTCTATCAACGTTGCCAATGCCTGAAGACCCCCCTCCGTGGGCTCAATCCTTGGTTTCAAGGATTCCCAATCCTCTCGCGCCTCCAGCCAGCCCAATGACATCCTCATGCACTCCTAAAGATCCACCAGAAAGCAGCCCGGCAACTCTTATACCCCCTACCCCGCTGACgatttctctcctctctccttccaatGAAGCCATCGCCGATGCCCTCTCGCAACCGCGTACAGACCACTCTTCCATTTTCGCTCTTCCTGACACCTGGGAAGGAAATCCTACTGCGTCAACCGACGAAACTCCTCATCCCCCTGCACTCTTAGGGTGCGTAGGCAGCTTACAATGCCAAGTCGTTGGAAGCGTAATGCTGAAAGATCTTTGCTTGCCTGGCGAGGTgcaagaaggcgaaggtAGCGAGATGTTCATATGCAGGGTTGTGGCTGTCAAGATGGGAGACATGGATGAGCCACTATTacattggagaagaagatatgcAGGTGTCAAGGAGTTTGACTGAAAAAGCCGGGTGGAATGGCGCTCAGCCCAGGTTACTAGACTTTTATCAACATCAATAACACAATGCAACGCACAAAAATCGACAAGTTCACATGTTCATATGATATGTTGGATATACATTACGATTCAAATGCAGATGCAGATGGGTTTAATGTTGAAAGGATGATACGACTCGTTACAAGATAATCATTGTACAATTCGTCAATGCCGTCTAGTCATGAACTGAAACAGTTCACCTATGCTCTGATCACGCTTCCACACTCAATCCCCCAGAAAAGCCACGCCGTCGTAACCAGCAACAACCCGCCGACTTTCCATCCCACTTCGCTCGCGACCGCGTCCCAATCCCATTTTCTCCCCCATACAAATTTTTCCCACTGGCACAGATGATCAGGTGGAGGACCGAGTAACATCGTCGTCTGCTTTGAGCCTTGGCGAACAGCCACGATATCGGGGTTGCGTGGGGTCGGAGTAACAACGTGATTGGTGGCCACCACAGGGGAGACGAGGTCGGCAGGTATGACATTACTCGTTACCCACATCTGAACTGTCCGGGACCAACCGGTAGTCACGCCAATGACGACCCATGCTAGCAAAGGACGGGCATTTCTGGCACCAAGGACCCACAGAGTCAGATATGTCGCAGGCCAACAAAGACATTGAAGTGACGCAAGGCGGGTGATggttgatggaagagagtAGTACGATAGCCATCGATGCGTGAGACCGGTAGTCAAACAGAAACAGAAATGCCCGGTACAAATCGCCTAATTTGCATGTTAGAGCGAGTTTATGTCTGGCAAGTATGTAAAAGATACTCACCCATGCGATGCAGAGCACCATATCACCCCTGTCAACTCTAATCCATTCCCCTTCCATCATAACGCCTCCGGCCACTAACCTCTCCAGAGCTTCTTTACTCAGATCCACGCCGTATGGCCAAACATCTACCCAAAGACCTCCTGTAGCTAGCGCCTGCGCCAGCACGCATATACCCCAAACAGCGGGCACGATTGCCAAAAGCCGCAGGTACAGTAAGCTGGAGCGGCGGATCATACGTTCCAGTTCATTGGGAAGAGGTTGCGGAACAGTTTTCGGGGTCATTTCCAAACCGGATAAGGACCCAGCTGACGTTGATGTGGTGTtagggatggaagagggtgagCCTAATAAAAGGCCTAACCCGCCGTCGCCGCTgcgggaagaagacgatcCTCTGCGAATTGACAGACGGGGATCCTGAAAGCGCTGGCGAAGCTCAGAGCCTAATGGCAAGGATTTTGTACGCTTAGGAGCAAACGTTAGGCTATCGCCCGACTCGGAGgaatcatctccttcactAGACATGTTTCCTTCAAGGGAAGAGACTACAGCGAGCGAGTGACGATGTACCTTTGGCGACTGGTCTGGTAGCGGAACGGAGGGGGGATTGATGGGCGACATTGTTGGAAAAGATAGAGTCTGTGAGCGTGGGGAGGGGGATTTGCGCATGCCATAGAGGGACGAATGGGATCTTGAATGCGGCGAGCGAGAAGGAGCGGCTGGTAGCCAAGAATCGTCAGAGACGCCGGATCGTTTGCTAGAGGCTTCCCCTGTACTCTTTGTCCTTCCGAAGCTGGGACGTCTTCTCTCCTGCTGTCTCTGCTGATGACTTATATGCTGGGATGCGGGCTGGGCGACATGGCCTCTTCCTACTTCGCCCACCCACCCTTGAACATCCTTCCTGcccatcccttctttcgCCTCTAAACCCTTGGCCTTTCCTTCGTAAAGCGTCGTCAGATCTGGTTGGCTCAGTGACTGCTTGTACTTGGACCCTGCGGGTCTGACAGTTGCATCCGAGTCGAAACCTTCTTCCGAGAGATATCCTCCGCTGCTGTTCTCGCCGATACTCGCGCTGCCAGTTgtagaggaggaagggatggacgAGTGTCGAAGATGAGCAAGACGACGTGGGCGAGGTTTTTGTTTAGACAATAAGCCACTACCACCGGCC belongs to Cryptococcus neoformans var. grubii H99 chromosome 7, complete sequence and includes:
- a CDS encoding rho GTPase activator, whose protein sequence is MSSPTYPKPTVPPPGAWPSRPSLDDSTPRRSIDQRQGPFLHLSQPNSSTHHADSSESSRRNSMASGSIHNSPSSLGSSSKNLGRFDEHAPLQTAVELPTRGEPGFVGSARLPWITTSAIDSESGPRSAPVESGRLRSSGAGSAPLRSSSSPDPWMNQTSQRSSPSTSPIDHRPNFATGHGQVSFQGNLVPPYLHGQERRPSPASSLTGGRPLPPRKASDQSTSSQTPSTATFHSDNIGMSDGQPLLQWPQPRTRKDGGGTTCGQCAQTVHGQFVRAMGKVYHLNCFRCKDCNKVVAQKFFPVEDGDGMYPLCERDYFARLDLICAKCDQALRASYITACGAKYHVEHFTCSECDVLFGPNDSYYEHDGRVYCHYHYSTRFAVKCVGCETAILKQFVEMNRNGRNECWHPECYMISKFWNVRLASKTFNTPASSAVASTISLLEMSSITAPGAPVTSASQLIQIPLDSPNPESHITPAELKERQEAMEMKVQQIWHVLSGYEESSAALIGDMLRAVNERNLLDIILLAERFILHVETLFAVIDDIEAQFAMVGAKGIPHAREAKQLCRKLVNLFSNMSQISPAGGPSPSSNELFTLITQLAHYLKILIRIALTGSIKLEREYNNQTAMTNCLARLNLLAMDSGDPNIKKRGDWPDVSPQNGNGMQSQNGHGEGFSVDEGQGGVQGDEEQLKKSMDALTRRPTGYLSSTRDIAYGYRSLAPEVTGETTLRGPQDEDFIPLEGCAQCGAPIEEDCVRLGMFLRWHCACIACNVCGETALQSVRDDMTDEGSTHSHTDTGSNSGIMSRQNSVRNTPAKVDYFWFAPEHFSGMAKPPEKIWCGIHKNLNGSWKGFEGVSRLEQYAFLLHIALRRLYVHFRLHHSLQSVRDHGISGRAESEVKRMKSVTLDRKLSSTARLPQRSMVVESPAGRMADGNGQIISARNAESPTPTPKERQTEIIITTEDASNNATTVNVLRPPFARNNTSVKIIKENSEESPQRGFRRVSAPKEDDAITLGDISLLADKDRRPDNRPLLSNLSPLQSIILRHFALLQLQKTSLGPLIDLDDMLDLLDARKGQWWNKIFKGNAKKDTKKKGLFGVPIEVLVERTGSDSSFGVPNSQVRVPEFIEDIISTMRQMDMAVEGVFRKNGNIRKLQTLVEALDKDSTAVNLSEENVIQLAALLKRFLRELPDPLLTFRLHRLFCAAATLPSSEERSRCLHLLISLLPKYNRDTMEVLFIFLKWVSSFSYREEETGSKMDLANLATVICPSILYAKGSNAVKDDSFTAIAAVQELLENQDEYYRVPSELLFVIQEGIYQIFAKDLDLPPKEIFRHCSKYTQARSAAQPQQQRLGIPHSNSSSQVSQTSVSRSVESATRISQVTITADSSSGNYRPPLP
- a CDS encoding ESCRT-II complex subunit VPS22, whose product is MRKGAGISGLARHTATASSYSTLSSNITASQLSNLTSSLQSFRAALINFASAHRADIRKDPAFRHQFQKMCAAIGVDPLAVGPGAGGGGRGWWSEVLGIGEWEYELAVQVVDICVSTRPENGGMIEMGDLIRRVERLRSGGISSLPNIPSSNQPSTYTNLEDVGQITSQDILRTLKLLRPLNAGYTLHHPSPSITYIRTIPRSLDTDQSTLLALAATTRGRLRPAVVKEQTGWTEVRVRTAMEDCVMREGLGWVDEQAGEYNEVWIIAATGFATG